CACCGGACCGAGCGTGCGGGCCAGCTCGCGGTGGCCGTATGTGCGCAGGAGCTGGTTGTGCGCGTAGAGCACGGGCAGGTGCCGGTCGGCGTCGACGAGCGGGACGAGCTGGGGGGCGTTGTGCGCGAACACGTACGACGGCGTCCACGCGGACTGGTCCCGGACGGCCGCGGCGAACGCGCGGCGGGCGCCGTGGCGCGGCAGCCCCACGCGCGAGGCGGCCGCGTCGGTGTAGCGCTCCCAACCTCGTGCCGAGGCCTGCGGGTACTCGATGACGTGCGCGCCGTCGTAGCGGTCGGGGTAGGTGCCGTGCGCCACGACGACCGACGACGGCGCGGAGCTCGTGGACGCCCCCCGCACCAGACCGTCGACGACGGTGGGCACCGCGCTCCCGGTCCGCGGGGAGTAGTGGTCGCCGGGGGTCAGGACGTGGACGTGCTCGCGTGCAGGCAGAGCCTGGTCGGACCGCTTCATCGGGACCCCTCCTGACCGGGTCAGATCACGTCGGCGAAGCCACGCTCGAGCTTCTGGAAGATCAGTGCGCCACCCGTGAAGGCGAGCCCCGACACCACGACCAGGGCGACGACCTGCCACGCCTCGGGGGCCGCCTGCCCGAGCAGCGACCAGCGGAAGCCCTCGAGCAGCCACGTGAGCGGGTTGATGTTGAAGATCCACAGCAGGTTCGCCGGGACGGCCTCCAACGAGTACGCGACGGGGGTCGCGTACATGAGGATCTGGACGACCCAGGGCAGGGCGTACCCGACGTCGCGGTACTTGACCATGACGGCCGAGCTCGCGACCCCGATCGCGGCGCCCAGCAGCACGGCCAGCAGCGTCCAGAACGGCAGGAGCAGGATGGGCCAGCCGGGGTTGATCCCGTAGACGAACAGCAGGATCACGAACAGCCCGAACGCGACGGCGTAGTCGACGAGGACCGCGAGGATCGTCGAGAGCGGCACGAGCATGCGCGGGAAGAAGACCTTCGACACGAGCGACTGGTTCGCCACGAGCGAGGACGACGAGCGGCTCGCGACGCCGCTGAACACGTTCCACGCGAGCTGGCCCGCGAAGGCGAAGATGAAGTAAGGGACACCGTTGCTCGGCAGGTCCGCGACCTGACCGAACACGATCGC
This region of Oerskovia jenensis genomic DNA includes:
- a CDS encoding ABC transporter permease; amino-acid sequence: MSKTVITPPGRWDLPSVKELWEAREVLVSFGRRDVLLRYRQTVIGVGWVILQPLAAAGIFAIVFGQVADLPSNGVPYFIFAFAGQLAWNVFSGVASRSSSSLVANQSLVSKVFFPRMLVPLSTILAVLVDYAVAFGLFVILLFVYGINPGWPILLLPFWTLLAVLLGAAIGVASSAVMVKYRDVGYALPWVVQILMYATPVAYSLEAVPANLLWIFNINPLTWLLEGFRWSLLGQAAPEAWQVVALVVVSGLAFTGGALIFQKLERGFADVI